The stretch of DNA GGGTTCCATCCTCAGACTTCACCAtatccctctcttctctcaggCTCTGGGGCTGCGCTGGAGCAGGAGAGCGAGGGTCCAGCAAAATGCTTCATGCTAAAATGCATGGACACgtgtaaataaaacagcactgtgcaaaagtcagaagcATAGAAGGTGGGGCTCCTAACAACCGTGACCTGTTTGAGAACAACCccacactgtgggtctgaaaggatgtgaagcTAGAGAGAAGAAGCCTGcgctgagaaaaggaaataaacacaaaagaaaaaagaaaaaaaaaataagctgcTGGTGTTTCTCAGAACAAAGCCTAAACCTCGCTATCACTGAATGGGTTTGGAACTGACTTTGGATGAGTATGAGAAGAAAATGCCAAACCAACTCCTCAGACTGAGCACTGGAGACTTCAAATATTCAGATGCCCTTTGTTTTCCCTAATGCTGAAAAGAGAATAAACAGTGGTCTccgacttttgcacagtactgtatatacacAAATCTGCCACGAGATTAGAACCACTGCCAGGTGTAGtgaacagtaataataatgtgATTATAGCACCCCCTGTTGAGGCAGGGGTGTATATCaggcagcaagtgaacagtAGTAGAAATGGAAAGGGTCAGGATTGGGGCTGCACTGTAAAGGTCAAAATGTCTTGGTCAACTCCTGTGGGGTTATCCTGGTGTGCAGGGGTCAGTACCTGCCAGAACTGGTCTAAGGAAAGACGAACAGTGAGTGGCATCAGGCTCTGGGACCTGACGCTCACGGTTGAGGGTGCGAGGGCGAGGGTCCCTTGGCTCAGATCCCACAAAATAGCTACTgcagcacacactgctgaaagagttaacactgCTCTTATAGAAAGGGGTCAGCGCAGTGTAAGGGGCCCATGACCCTGTCGACGCTTCACTTGTCTGTGGTTTTATCTGTGATCAACttgtggctgatctgtgtatatatatatataatactttgAAAGAATTATTTGAAGAATAATTtgaaagaataaataataataaccaggATCTATTTTTCAGCTGTAAATATTGCACTTTTTGTTTATCGCAAACCTactgaagaaagaaaaggaatcAGTCAGAAATATTCATAAACATATTCAGACAAGAACAAGAAGAGTTCTTCTTCTTCATTATTACTAATGTTATTATTAGATTCAAAGAACGCGGTTCCCACGCTGGGACGAATGGACAGAAATAAACGCAAACTGATTTTAAATGCATAGTAGCTAATGTGAACCAAACACATACTACAATGAACTAACTTGAAACAACGTAAACAATTACAGAATATTGTCCAGGGCCTAACGCAACttatacaaacaaaaacaaacaaaaacaaaacaaacccccCCATGGATCTATGTCTTCAAAACATATGtactctaaaaaaaaaagggtagaGCACGCAATTGATCTCTATTTACATCATGACTATGACCTATTCTGGCAAAAGTAAgatttttctgtgtttacattagcCTAGCAACGCCGCGATCCTAGCTAAGTGTGCTAATATGATCAGACCCTTTTAAATCCCCTTTTCTAAAACTATCACCAGTGAAAAGAGCAACCTAGACAGGTACAGAGCATCACGATTAGAACTTGTTCGGAAAATGGCTGGACCAGGATGGACGGACTCTCCAAAGTAAGGCCAAGAGTCGGATTTTCGTCGAGACGCGCGTTGCCAGGACAcgtatgaaatcaacagcaAATCTCAAAAAGCATGCTGTTTTCAGCTACGTATGTAGAGGCTAATATTTAcagaaattttacaactctcaAAGAACCAAGCCATGCTTTCCTGAGCTCCGAGCTGGACACGGTTCAGATGTCCATAGAAGGGCCAGGTTAAGAAAGTAAGCAGGTTACATTAAGTCGGTTTAGTAAATCCAACCTCAGAAATACACAACAATTCCAAACATCTGGAGATGCCACTTTTCTAATAAATGATTCAGCTACTTCAGATGTTGATTGAGTGTAGTCTACAAAGATTTGGTCAGTTAATAAGAGAGTAGAAATAAGACCGTCGTTACTTCATTATTTTGCTAAATCTGTCAGGTAAATGTTCCAGTGTTTAAAGCAACACCATGTAAGATTCAGGATTTTCACTTTTGGGCTCCTCCTACAGCTGccgagtgtaattcacttttacagcactgtccttaaGACATGTGGGACAGGGAGGGAGGTGGATTGTAGTTTCCtacactcctccaaaagttacacagtgcagtttctgctgtgctgagcctgCAATATCAATGACAGGGGCTCTCCCTATCACAGTTCAGTGGAGCATCAAGATGATTTTAAGCTGTAATTCTTAAAGTAAAAATTCTCCCTAATATTGCTTTAGTGCTGTTAAAGCCATGGTTTATGGTATTCTTCAGACCAGATGACTGAAGTCAATGTCATAAATATGATACCAAAACAACAGCTGTGTTTCGAAGTGTCAATCGTAATctctttttattctttaaaagctgaatgtgtctgagattattgcaaaaaaaaaaaaaatgaatccaCTACAAAAATCACCACAAAAATGTAGCTGAAGTTATGGCTCAAGACTAGATCCCATTGTTTCGGATCCATTCGTAACGAAATCCTCCCAAATCACAAACTTTTTCACAACAGTGTTCTGGACAACTGACCACAACTAAAGCCTGActcacttttgtttttgtagctCATGTGACCAATGGGAAGTGACCACACCGGTTAGCTAAGAGTGCTAAACAACACTAGTTAGCAGAGTATGGCTTGTTAGCAAAAGTTATTCATCTTCATACACATTTCTCAGGGTTAGCATTAGCTCAGGAAAAGACAGTGGCGAGGCTCTGTGTGACACCGCTGACAATGCTAATGTTAGCATGAGAGCGAAGCAGGTTCAGGGTGACCATGCTAGCAGCTAATTTACAAAGCTGAAGGTTTAAACGTGAGGGAAGGAGGGAtgggaagaagaaagagagaagctTTAACCATTCTGTTCATCTCCGGAAGATGTGGCTAATGGAGGGTTGGCAGGAGATGCCTCGCCATTACACCTTGACGTAGAATTACCCTCGTGTTGCGCGGGGGCTAAAGCCAGCTCAGTTGGTTGATGCTCTGAAGCTGAAGCTGCTTGGGCTTCTGCACTGACAGGCTCCAGATCAGAAGGGGCCACTGTAGCAGTGCTTTTTTCTGCTGTTGTAGCTATAGCAACAATTGTAGAGGCCTCGGGTGGAACCTGGGGATTTTCCTGAGCTCCAGCTCCAGGGTTGGAGGCTGCTGAACCGGCCGCTGCTGCAGGGTCACTGTGGTGCTCTGGAACTCGCAGCCTCTTCATTATGGTTGTGACCCTCACGGCTTTCTGAAGAAAACAAATCATCAGAGATTCAGTGGAGGGTGCTAATGCCTACATTCCAAAGTTTGTGAGCACTGCTTACCTGCTACATTTTTTTTAGGAAATGTGGGCATGAATcagtcattatactgacacctagtggacagaatgtattattgatttatttatttttttggaaatgtGGGCATAAGTACTTAGCAACCAAGTAGCAATTAGCATAATCTCAAACAGGCCTACTTCAAAATGGTTATTAGTACGTTTTTAGACGTGAACCACTTTATAGGCTTCACTtgcaactcactcactcatgtttagcaggctaCATGATATAATTTCTGGTGGGCAACATACCCTTGTCCTTTTCAAAGACTCAGCATTCCCAGTAAAGCTGTGTATTTCTAATAGCTGACAGGTTAAATATATAGTCACAACACAACTGACTTAATACCTCGAGTCGATAAAACTGAACCTACTCAAAAGTGCAGGATAAATAATGTACTTGCCCTAATCTTATTCcttctgaaaagaaaaataacacattCCCAAAGTGTCCCAGCGATGAATTAAAACACCGGGAACAGTAGGTGATAAAAGTAGAGGACAAACCCGACAACTCTGCCATGGATGAATAAAGTCATTTCCAATGTAATTATTACCTTCCACTTTGCTTTGGCAAAATTCTTCTCTATCTGTGCGCACACATTTTCCTTGATGTTCTTATCGGACGCTGCGTTCCCTGATATcctgaggaagaggagagggagCTACAgataagtgctacaaaactttAAGGCATTATATACCtgcgaaacacacacacacacacacacacacatatatttgcAGAGAGGCATGAGTAAGTCACCCGTACCAATCGTGGTTAATGGCCTCCTGCGCCGTCAGCCTCTGATCCTGATCCACCTCCATCAGACGAGACACTAAACTTTTGGCTGTAAACAAACCAGGTGAAATAATAtatgaaacaataaaaaaacctgAGTAGTTACCTGAGGAGGATATGATTTGAATCCAGTATGAGTCTGAAATATGTGTATTGTTTACAGCTGGACAGcaaaaaatgaatgtgaatcTACAGTGAGTGTAAAGGTATTATTCTCACAGTAATAACAGAAGGGAATAGTGTTGTGTAAATGGCTCCTTCAGTTATAGCAATGCCTTTAAATTTTTCAATCCACCTTACATTAACAGTGCAGTGGCATCTAGTGGTGAGGCTGATTTCAACCAATCGAGTACCCCTCTGTCACCCCTCCCTTTCCAAACTGCCTATTTGGCATACAGATATGGAAGGCATACTCTACAGACAGTGTTTGGTTTGTCCATTCTGCAATCGCtggcttaaaaaaataaattgttcactgaatgtgcacattaatgtgagGATCTGAAGCCCACcagcccacacactgtgaaacaaaaccacccAGCCATTTTTatgtgctgcctaagtcagaaaacattaaaatgagttgttctgattatgccccgcttctgacgtcaagtgcaaaGACTTTAGAAGTGCCCCGTCCCCTTGtctgaatctgtccaatcacagcgctggacctgcgtttatgtaagagcgcaaagacgaggttaaacgcagcaaaacatacacaacgagcgcagagaaataagagctgTTTTGATGTTTTGATGTTATAACAGACACAGTATGGTAGAGTTACCCGAGTCTGAGATGTCGTCCCAGTACGGAGAATCAAACTCGTAGTCTCCCGCCAGAATCTTGCGAAACAGGTTCTTGTCGTGGTTTTcgtaatcatcatcatctgccTCATCGTAGAAGGGTGGGTTCCCTGAAAGTCTGTGGGCAAAATCCAAAGAGGGAAATATCACTACGAAGGCCATCAACCAGAACAGCATCTGACCAAAATCCTTCCGGTGTAGGATGCAGAGGTACACTGTAAGATAGGGGTCACCaaacaggagcacaccctgtgTAACTATTTAGAGACTGGGACTGGCTGATTAAACAAGCAGAATCAGGAGTGCTCCTGCTTCACTGGAATGAGAACCTGCAGCCAGATGAGAGGTTGTTGCAGTTATTAGACAGATGACTGTTTGAAGACCACACTCACAGTATGTACATGATCACTCCGATGGCCCAGCAGTCCACAGGCCGGCCGTATCTCTGTCGACCGACAACTTCTGGAGCTACAGGCAAAGAAAGATACTCAGTGTTACTCAGACATGCAGAGGTTCAATTAAATGTGTCTGAATGAACGTAGAAACATGTTTCTGACTGTAGTCCCAGTGCAGAACGATTCACAGACAAACTTCTAAGGCCCCATTCACACAGATTTGGATGCTTTTAAAAACAGGCTTTGGTCTGTTTTGGATTCCCATCCACACGAGCACagagttttaaatcactttaaattcAAGGATTTCACAAACCCAGTGGTCAGTGGTGTAGTGTGTACGTCCAAAAGCAGAAATGCTGATGTCACACAGCTTGTCCGTCTCTGGCTGAAACTCAAACAGCTCCTCATTCTCTGTACAGTGAATTACTTAAGATATAAAgctacaatgtacacacacatgcagcactAGGGTTCCCATATGtgagtaaatataaatgattttgtattttaaaaggtATAATGCAGTGTTAAGATCTAGTCATTTCACTCGTGTAGTGCACTaatatggagtgatttgggattcaACCGCTTtgtctgtggtgttttgatgtctctctttaagaggtactgtggccccctactggacgtGTATGATGATGCACCGTTTTCATATTCGTCTGAATGGGGATATATTATATGAAGGGTGGAAAATCTCTATTGGTTAAAGATATCCAGATCCATGTGGACGGGACCCTCAGTGTGTTACTGCAGCCCTAAATAACCACTGATAATGGACTGCTGTTATCACTGGGAGTCAGTAAAGTCTTACCCAGGTACTCCGGAGTTCCACAGGGCTCCTTAATAAGTCCGTTCTCAAGTTTGGCCAGGTGGAAATCACTGATGACAATTTTGGAGTGTTTTAGACGGTTGTAGTACACCAGATTTTCCAGCTGAAACAGAGACAAAGTTGAGTTAAACCTGGAGATGAGCACAAAATGTGTTTGTGGAAGAAGACATATCCTTTCTTTCGTAACTCATCAGTAATCATCACTTGACATTAAGTGAGGGGTCAGGTTTGGGGTTATCTGTTGGTTCTCATGGCTGTTCCATGTGTGATAAGGTCATTTATCATTAATTTCTCCATCTGCTATTTTTCCAAATTAGGGCTGAAATATGTTCTGACCTCCTGACCACCAGGGGGCAATGTTATGTACCTTCAGGTTGCGGTGGACGATGTTTAGGGAGTGCAAATAAGACACCGCCTCCATGACCTGCCGGATGACGTTGCTGGTGTCCTTTTCCGAGTAGTAGCCTTGGTCCAGAATCCAGTCAAACACCTCTCTACCAGTCGCACTGTGAAACAAATCGTACAGCGTAAATATTAAATGCTCCTacacttttaaacatttttggaGCCAAGTGTTTAATTACACAATGAAACatccattatactgacacctagtggacaGGATGTATCATAGattctattttaaacatgaccaCCTTCATGTGGAGGACTCAAATGTTCTTTCTCaaatgatgcttttccactgcatggtacctgctCAGATTGACTATACTCGACTATACTATGGgagtggaaaacaaaccaggaaACAAAAGAGTGAGTCCAGTCAAGATGCACCATTAGATTGACAGCATTTTGTCAATCAGTTTGATTCTTTGTTTCATAAATGTTGCAGTTTATAGAAatctataaaaataattatttggtAAATTGTTTGGCAAATTTTGCAGATTAACCTCCAGAACTAGGGGGGCCCTGTGAAAAGTCTGTAGGACTATAAAATGAATAGCACCCTCTCATTGGTTTCATAAGCATGGCTTTGGGGTGGTCTCAAAGTCATCAATCCACCAACAATCTTTCAGTCCAGGCCTCCCTGTTAAAGATTAGCATTGCTAATACAGCTGTCATTAGCACAGCTCACTGGAGGAATATCCTGGTTTTTGGATAAGGCTCCGGAGCGCAGGTGAtggctggagttttcaaacgtAACGCAGTACAATTCAGTGACAGGACGGAAAATAAGGGCCGCAGGAATTACACCGCCACATTAGTGCCTCCGTAAATCTGAATTATGCAAACAGACCTGCAGGATTGGCACATTCAGAGGCTCTGTTTGATCACTGAGGTATAACATTcaagagatacagagacagagagagacagtgagaaacagagtgagagagagagagagagagagagagagagaaaacattaaAGGAATTTTCTTAGGTAGAAAAGTAACAAATGCAAATCCAAAGCCCAACAGATGGAAGAGAACATGAGTCTGttagatgagagagagagagagagagagagagagagagagaggtggaaatGAGAGAGGTTTCAGTTCTGTATCACTGTCTGCCGTACGCTGACAATAGCTCTGCTCTAATCCCTCAGGACCTGATATGGCTCTAAAGGCTCAGCTGGAGAACAGGGTAAAGACAGAGCCGAGTGGCTAGTTATAGTGTAGTTTATAATGATGGTGGACAAGGGTTCAATCCCATCTCAGGCAGGAAAACCATTTGAGTGTGACTCAGAACACTCTTTTATCATGAGtgtaaaacaggattcatctggaCGTTACTGGGTTGGGGGGGGACTTACAGCTCCAGGAAGAGGTAGTACTCTTTCCTGGTCTCATAGACGTCCACCAGCTGCAGGATGTTGGGGTGCTTCACCctagaaaacaaacacatcagACACTGAGTGCGAAAATATTTCTCTGGAGTTAAAGATCACGATAAAGATGTATTCCACCACCTGAGAGTTTGAGACCACCAGGCTTTAAGAACTgtttctgtcattgctactccaagctcagcactgcagaaactgcactatgcaacttttggAATATGGTAGACATCATTCCTCTCCTCTGATTTAAGGACTGTGctgtgaaaatatattaaactcTGCAGTGCTAGGTGGAGCACAGGAGAAAAATAcctaatcttacctagtgttacaATAAAGATCGGTGACTACTGCCATTCAGTTCCAATACTCAAGGACACAAACGGCAAGAATGGGTACTTACATGTTGTTCTTGCCCTGCACAAAATAACGTGGATGCATCAGTTCATAACTCTCCGACAAGAACAActaagtacagtggaacctctactaacgaacacccatactaacgaactttctaAGATACGAactgggcatttgaatattttttgcctccacccacgaaccatgactctagaaatgaaccAGAGCCTctgccgagccggcggctggaaatggccactgaccccaatagacgagtctcccagcgcccagacttgagtgagcttttaagattagcaaattgtagttttagcaatttagcattagtgtaaatagcagacatcaatGTTAAGCCATAtttacgcttcgtctccccacattcacccaacccccacctcccgtcatacagccagtgcctgtgttactcctccagccagtcgtcacgtctccAAGGTAGCggtgtgtaaccacttaaaacttttttatttcttttttattactgttatcactgtatttctttgttatttttagtaacgctacatgtattttttttttactaatttgagagtgttgtaaacatatatcagtgcaaaaagggtgactttcggggtgggggctggaacgcattaatttcttttccattattttaaatggggaaaattgactcgagaaacgaacttttccacttacgaaccgggtcacggaacggatcaagttcgtagctAGAGGTTCCACCGTATACTCAATAACGAAAGCAATAGTTTAGTTCTCCCACTGcaggttacagcactgtttctgcaaCTGTTCTTCCACTACACAACAGATTTAGTGCCACCTGTGGTTGGGAGTGATCACTGACTGATCTCTTAccgaagatgaatgaatgaatgaggataAATCCTCGTAATGGGATTTGGGTACAAGTGCCCATAAAAATTCTGTTATGGCTAGTACTCAGGCATCTTATAAGAAGTGTCTGATCCTTAAATGAAGCAGTAGGTTCATTCTGGCACCACTCCAGAGTGAGAATGTCACAATGGcactatttaaagtggaatggaaaaCTAAAATAAGAAGTTCGGCTTTGCTATTTTGAAAGTATACTCTGAATTTTGGCTGCCGCATGATATCCCTTCACTGCTGTTTCAGAATGAAGCTTAGGGACTGGAGTAAAAGACTGAGCACAAAAGCACACCCAGTGCATTAAAGAGGAAGCGAGTGGAGATGAATCAGAGAGTGAGCTGCTGTCTGTTTGCAGAACAATGAGGACACTGCACTTCATCACAGAGATGATTTAAGcacttcttctcttctcctccctcTCATTCCCTCCATCCTCTCTATTCAATCTGCTGCCTCGGCAAGAGAGCCCACTGAAGGAGCTGAGGCAGAGCTGCGGCACAATAAAGCTTTCACAAACCAGGAGGTTCAGGAGGTTTATCAAGTGGAGCCGAGCCAAAACAAAAGGGAGATAAACAGCCCTCAGGGAGAGGACGCTCTGAGCTTTAAAaccagagagaaaaggagagaaaagaggaagCCGCCGTCCGCACGAGACTTACATCTTCAGGATGAAGATCTCGTTTTTCGCCGCCTTCCGCACTTTCCTGCCGTCCTTCTTCAGGAACTTTTTGCAGGTGTACATTTTGGACGTGGTCTTGTCCTTGGCGCGGAAGATCTCGCAGAACTCTTCCCTTAGAGAAGAACAGAAGAATGACAGAtcagagggaaagagaagaACGAGAAAGTAAAGGATGGGTTAAAGATAAAAACTTCATGAAATTCAACTCAAGGTTTTGTGTCTTAATATAAAAAGAGATGTACACTTTTGGAGGTGGAGTTAAAAGgtgtgaaataataataataataataataataataataaaaaagttgtAAAAGTTGGGTTTACGATTTAACGATCTGTCCCAGGTCATATCGGTCTGAGATCTCAGCCGGACTGTTGTAGTCCTTCTTCTCTCCAAGAGTTAAACACCCAAAGGGCATGGCCTttctggggagagagagagagagagagagagaaagagagagagagagagagagagagagagagagagaaagaaaatgagagacagagagagagtgagagaaaggcaGCAGAtggaagagaggaagagaagaaaggagagaaTGACAACAGTTACTTTATCAGATATTCAGATGTACATTAAGAAGGAAGAACGGCTGTAATACAGTGTGTGGGTCCCAGTGGGATGTCACCTGAATAAATAAACCTGTGTTATTACAGTAATCTtcatcactcagtcactcagaactaaaaaacaaaataagtggttaaaattaaataaataatgcaaaaaCAGTGATACAACGAGAGGCACAGTATCTCTGACGCAAAGCCCCTAAAGCCAGATGAGAGGTAATAGCACCCCCTGGAGGAGACACTTCAGCCTtctaatgagtgtgtgagtgagtgagtataaaTGAGGGAGCGAGTGAGTCTTAGTAAgggagtgtttgagtgtgtgtgtgtgtctcagaatTAATAGTGAGTaagggagtgagtgtgtgtgagattaagtgtgtgggtgaattAATGTGTGatgcagtgagagagtgagtgtgtattgtgtaagGATTATAGTGTGAGTGAGGGACTGTGTATGAGattaaatgtgtgaatgaatgaatgtgtgatagagtgagtgagagagtgagtgtgtatatgagtAAAGGGTGAGTGAATCTGATATAGTATGAGAGTAAATTAATATGTGAGTCAGGGGGTGAGAGAatgaatgtgagagagtgagtgtgtatgtgagttggggttgagagaatgaatgagatGAATGACATGAGTGAATGGGAGTAAGggggtgagtgaatgaatgtgtgatgaatgagtgaatgtgtatgtgagtaAGGGGGTGGGTGAATTTGATgtagtgtgagagagtgaatgtgtatgtgagtaaggtgagtgaatgaatgtgtgatagAGTGAGACAGAAAATATGGAAGTAAGgaggtgagtgaatgagtgtgtgatagagtgagtgagagaatgagtgtgCATGTGAGTAAGGGGTTAGTGAATTTGAtatagtgtgagagagtgaatgtgtatgtgaataaggggatgagtgaatgtatgatagagtgagtgagtgtgtacgTGAGTAAGGGGGTGAATGAATTTGAtatagtgtgagtgagtgagtgaatgtttatGTTACGGGGTGCGTGAATTaatgtgtgagggtgagtgagagagtgtgtatgtgagcagggagtgagtgaatgaatgtgtgatgagtgagtgagtgaatgagagtaaggaagtgagtgaatgtgtgatagagtgagtgagtgtgtacgTGAGTAAGGGGGTGAGTGAATTTGAtatagtgtgagagagtgagcgtGTATGTGAGTCAGggatgtgtgtgaatgaatgtgtgatggggtgagtgagagagtgagtgtgtatgtgagtcagaggtgtgtgtgtgaatgaatgtgtgatggggtgtgtgagagagtgagtgtgtatgtgagcaagggggtgagtgaatgcatgtgtgatgaatgagtgagtgaatgggagtaaggggtgagtgagtgaatgtttatGTTATGGGTGAGTGAAttaatgtgtgagagagtgagtgtgtatgtgagcaagaggatgagtgaatgaatgtgtgatgagtgagtgagtgaatgggagTAAGGGGGTAAGTGAATTTAATAtagtgtgggtgagtgaatgaatgtgtgatggggtgtgtgagagagtgagtgtgtatgtgagtcaggggtgtgtgtgaatgaatgtgtgatggggtgtgtgagagagtgagcgtGTATGTGAGTAAGggggtgagtgaatgaatgtgtgatagggtgagtgtgtatgtgagtaagggggtgagtgaatgaatgtgtgatagggtgagtgtgtatgtgagtaagggggtgagtgaatgaatgtgtgatagggtgagtgtgtatgtgagcaagggggtgagtgaatgaatatttgatggggtgagtgagagagtgagtgtgtatgtgagtaagGGGGTGAGTAAATGaatatgtgagagagtgaatgtgaaatCTGCTGAGGTTTGGAAGCTGATTTTTCCACAGAAGTTTCCCGTTATTTTGCTGAGCTCCGAGTGAGGAATTACAGCAGTGTTTTGAAATCGCTGCCCACTTCTTTGGCTGGTTTTTATTGACCAGTTTGCCCTGATTCCACATTTGAGGGAGATCTTGTGCCTTAAGGTTGTACAAAAATACAAGGATCTATATGAGGTTTACACGTCGAGTTTGAAATCCAATCCTCAGCCCTGGACTCAATACCCACCCTGGACTGAGGCGTCGTGCCGAAGGCTGTGA from Hoplias malabaricus isolate fHopMal1 chromosome 5, fHopMal1.hap1, whole genome shotgun sequence encodes:
- the camkvb gene encoding caM kinase-like vesicle-associated protein; this encodes MPFGCLTLGEKKDYNSPAEISDRYDLGQIVKSEEFCEIFRAKDKTTSKMYTCKKFLKKDGRKVRKAAKNEIFILKMVKHPNILQLVDVYETRKEYYLFLELATGREVFDWILDQGYYSEKDTSNVIRQVMEAVSYLHSLNIVHRNLKLENLVYYNRLKHSKIVISDFHLAKLENGLIKEPCGTPEYLAPEVVGRQRYGRPVDCWAIGVIMYILLSGNPPFYDEADDDDYENHDKNLFRKILAGDYEFDSPYWDDISDSAKSLVSRLMEVDQDQRLTAQEAINHDWISGNAASDKNIKENVCAQIEKNFAKAKWKKAVRVTTIMKRLRVPEHHSDPAAAAGSAASNPGAGAQENPQVPPEASTIVAIATTAEKSTATVAPSDLEPVSAEAQAASASEHQPTELALAPAQHEGNSTSRCNGEASPANPPLATSSGDEQNG